One genomic window of Nicotiana sylvestris chromosome 10, ASM39365v2, whole genome shotgun sequence includes the following:
- the LOC138879586 gene encoding uncharacterized protein: MLDKVKIIQDRLLAGQSRQKSYADGNVRDVAFTVGERVLLRVSPMKSLIRFGKKVKLSPKNIGPFEILERVGEVSYRLALPPGLSAVHPLFHVSMLRKYHGDPYHVLDFSTVQPDKYLTYEVELTAILDRQTRQLRSKSYPSV; the protein is encoded by the coding sequence ATGttagataaggttaagatcattcaggatagacttctcGCCGgtcagtctaggcagaagagttatgccgatggTAATGTCCGTGATGTTGCATTCAcggtcggagagagagtgttgcttcgggtatcACCCATGAAGAGTCTAATAAGGTTTGGAAAGAAGGTCAAGTTGAGCCCTAAGaacatcgggccttttgagattcttgaacgagtgggagaggtgtcttacagacttgcgttgccacctgGTTTATCAGCGGTCCATCCattgttccatgtgtccatgcttcggaagtatcacggtgatccataccacgtgttagacttcagcactgtccagccGGACAAGTATTTGACCTATGAGGTGGAGCTGacagctattctagaccgacagactcgccagttgagatcgaagagttatccttcagtttga